In Sulfitobacter albidus, the following proteins share a genomic window:
- a CDS encoding urease accessory protein UreD has translation MVGCLSKGFDIKQLRPSDLTPVAAPRAIGAVALALAPRGGATRVANLRQSGCLKCILPRVFGPQAEAVVVNTAGGVTGGDDLDLRITLAGGSDVRVTTQAAERIYRSADGTPGRIATRVEVGAGARLHWLPQETILFDRAALDRRLHISLAPDARLLAVETHVMGRAAMGEVVHDLALHDRIAVDRVGVPLVRDGVRLHGDADAVLAAAATGGGAGAIATLIYVAPDAAAQLPAIRAMLPETAGVSLRGEDTLLLRALAPDSLSLRRGMIPVLERLATHSLPSVWRL, from the coding sequence ATGGTGGGGTGTTTAAGCAAAGGGTTTGATATCAAACAACTCCGCCCCTCCGATCTGACACCGGTTGCCGCCCCGCGCGCCATCGGCGCCGTGGCGCTTGCGCTGGCGCCGCGTGGTGGGGCAACGCGGGTGGCGAACCTGCGCCAGTCGGGATGCCTGAAATGCATCCTGCCGCGGGTGTTTGGCCCGCAGGCCGAAGCGGTGGTGGTCAATACCGCAGGCGGGGTGACGGGCGGCGATGATCTGGATCTGCGGATCACGCTGGCCGGGGGAAGCGATGTTCGCGTAACCACCCAGGCGGCGGAGCGGATCTACCGCAGCGCCGATGGCACGCCGGGGCGGATCGCCACCCGCGTTGAGGTCGGGGCAGGCGCGCGGCTGCATTGGCTGCCGCAAGAGACGATCCTGTTTGACCGCGCCGCACTCGACCGGCGTTTGCATATCTCGCTTGCGCCCGATGCCCGTCTGCTGGCGGTCGAGACGCATGTGATGGGCCGCGCGGCGATGGGCGAGGTTGTGCACGATCTGGCGCTGCACGACCGCATCGCGGTGGACCGCGTGGGCGTGCCGCTGGTGCGCGACGGGGTGCGCCTTCACGGCGACGCCGATGCGGTGCTTGCCGCTGCCGCCACGGGCGGCGGGGCAGGCGCCATTGCCACGTTGATCTACGTTGCCCCCGATGCCGCCGCACAGCTGCCCGCGATCCGTGCCATGCTGCCCGAAACGGCGGGCGTCAGCCTGCGCGGCGAGGATACCCTGCTGCTGCGGGCCCTTGCGCCCGACAGCCTGAGCCTGCGGCGCGGGATGATCCCCGTGCTCGAACGGCTCGCCACCCATTCCCTGCCATCTGTCTGGAGGCTCTGA
- a CDS encoding urease subunit gamma, with product MNLTPREKDKLLVAMAAEVARKRLARGVKLNHPEAIALITDAVVEGARDGRSVADMMEAGGHIVTRDQCMDGVAEMIHEVQVEATFPDGTKLVTVHDPIR from the coding sequence ATGAACCTGACCCCCCGCGAAAAAGATAAACTGCTGGTCGCCATGGCCGCCGAGGTCGCGCGCAAGCGCCTCGCGCGCGGCGTGAAGCTCAACCACCCCGAGGCGATCGCACTGATTACCGATGCGGTGGTCGAGGGCGCGCGCGACGGGCGGTCGGTCGCCGACATGATGGAGGCCGGCGGCCATATCGTCACCCGCGATCAATGCATGGACGGCGTGGCCGAGATGATCCACGAGGTCCAGGTCGAGGCGACCTTTCCCGACGGCACCAAACTGGTGACCGTGCACGACCCGATCAGATAG
- a CDS encoding metallophosphoesterase family protein yields MFRFLHSSDLHLGKPFGGFDDDARGRLRAAREDVFGRLAQAARDGGAGVVLLAGDTFDQETPTPRILRHARNAMAQNADITWVLMPGNHDSLAATVLWSTLAQDRPDNLILATDPSPIALGAATVLPAPCTVRSPGRDLTETMDQPTPEGQIRVGLGHGGITDFAALGQAAPEGPRGVIAPDRAARAGLDYLGLGDWHGQIRIDARSWYSGTPEPDSFKHDVQGQALLVEIAAPGAAPRVAPVATGALHWHASLLSLTPGEDVPALIETMLPPRDRRHGTLLRLRAEGRLSVGERRALARALDASSPDFLSADVDLDGLTTLHSDADIEALDPTGGALRQAAQSLGAQAVDPDLSRGDREEARHALDLLHALAAEVAP; encoded by the coding sequence GATCTGCACCTTGGCAAACCCTTTGGCGGTTTTGACGATGATGCGCGCGGGCGGTTGCGCGCGGCGCGCGAGGATGTGTTCGGCAGGCTGGCGCAGGCCGCGCGGGACGGGGGCGCAGGGGTGGTTCTGCTGGCTGGCGATACCTTCGATCAGGAAACGCCCACGCCGCGCATCCTGCGCCACGCGCGCAACGCCATGGCACAGAACGCAGACATCACATGGGTGCTGATGCCGGGCAATCACGACAGCCTCGCGGCGACGGTTCTGTGGAGCACGCTGGCGCAGGACCGTCCCGACAATCTGATCCTCGCGACCGATCCGTCGCCGATTGCCCTGGGGGCCGCCACAGTGCTGCCCGCGCCCTGCACCGTGCGCAGCCCCGGGCGCGATCTGACCGAAACCATGGATCAGCCCACGCCGGAGGGGCAGATCCGCGTCGGGCTGGGGCACGGCGGCATCACCGATTTTGCGGCCCTCGGGCAGGCGGCGCCGGAGGGGCCGCGCGGGGTGATCGCGCCCGACCGGGCGGCGCGTGCCGGATTGGATTATCTGGGCCTGGGCGATTGGCACGGGCAGATACGCATCGACGCGCGCAGCTGGTACTCCGGCACGCCCGAGCCCGACAGCTTCAAGCATGACGTGCAAGGGCAGGCGCTTCTGGTCGAGATCGCCGCACCGGGCGCCGCCCCTCGGGTCGCACCGGTGGCCACCGGCGCGCTGCATTGGCACGCCAGCCTGCTCAGCCTTACGCCGGGGGAGGATGTGCCCGCCCTGATCGAGACGATGCTGCCGCCGCGCGACCGGCGGCACGGCACGCTTTTGCGCCTGCGCGCCGAGGGACGGCTGAGCGTCGGCGAGCGGCGCGCCCTTGCCCGTGCGCTGGATGCGAGCAGCCCGGATTTTCTGTCGGCGGATGTGGACCTTGACGGGCTGACGACACTGCACAGCGATGCCGATATCGAGGCGCTGGATCCCACGGGGGGCGCGCTCCGACAGGCGGCACAAAGCCTCGGCGCGCAGGCCGTCGATCCCGATCTGTCACGCGGCGACCGTGAGGAGGCGCGCCACGCGCTTGATCTGCTGCACGCGCTGGCGGCAGAGGTGGCGCCATGA
- a CDS encoding AAA family ATPase, which produces MKLRAITLENVRKFAGQRAELSGIGDGINLISEANETGKSTFFDALHALMFTKYNATGKEVRSLRPASGGAVRVRAQIELPEGLFTFEKSFASQQRAVVRGGDGQVIAQDDEAERWAAHLLGTGIAGPAGLLWVRQGVTGLETGVKSENAQSHETRKTLLSSVAGEIDMVTGGRRMDRVIASAQSAFDALATATGRPRANGPWAEAITEADRLGALRDGLASEVAGLRDALDRRTAVARQLADLSDAERQDARARSLAQAEEAFAQAQAHAARVEAARKDATLAALQRDAAQGALDGLLERQRSSTETAATLDAAEGAQTAAQAVLDQAQGRADAAQRHATEARRSADALRAAQARAGQHALHAELRKSLEGAQARVVEAETQRVAAERARAALAPMRVTPAVLEGIERAAQAAQRVQAGQAGASIVVHYSGAARITHDGNALPEGRHALSGPVRFDLPGIGTLDLDPGEDEAAPDQARAQSAFAAALAEADMPDLDTARAAGRTREDAERAMALAQGRLTVLAPDGLDPLRAEVARIEDELARLGTPQEADAAPADPETLAQAVRDEAQTAADLEEANAVLNGARLAHERARIGLEDATRDHAAARAAIGAQEEAAEAERSASRTLAQAQALCAERDGALDEVIAQAPDHDTIAAELARARGAVEAAQEETARLRQERSELDGRIRSKADDGLEERLEETRARAETAEARAARFAREAAALRRLLDTLAQTRGAAQEAYFGPIQAELAPLLAILHEDAALSFDPATLLPTGMQRGDTPEALTQLSGGTQEQIAVLTRLAFARLFARQGTPVPVILDDALVYSDDDRIERMFTALHRVALDQQVIVFTCRQRAFAGLGGARPQLTVAPID; this is translated from the coding sequence ATGAAGCTGCGCGCGATCACGCTCGAAAACGTGCGCAAATTCGCGGGCCAGCGCGCCGAGCTCAGCGGCATCGGGGATGGTATCAACCTCATCAGCGAGGCCAATGAGACCGGCAAGTCCACCTTTTTTGACGCGCTGCACGCGCTGATGTTCACCAAGTACAACGCGACCGGCAAGGAGGTGAGATCCCTGCGCCCGGCCTCGGGCGGGGCGGTCCGGGTGCGCGCGCAGATCGAACTGCCCGAGGGTCTGTTCACCTTCGAGAAAAGCTTTGCCAGCCAGCAGCGCGCGGTGGTGCGCGGCGGCGACGGGCAGGTCATCGCGCAGGATGACGAGGCGGAGCGCTGGGCCGCGCACCTGCTTGGCACCGGGATTGCGGGGCCCGCGGGGCTTTTGTGGGTGCGCCAGGGCGTGACGGGGCTTGAAACGGGCGTCAAAAGCGAAAACGCGCAGTCACACGAGACGCGCAAGACCTTGCTGTCCTCGGTGGCGGGGGAGATCGACATGGTCACTGGCGGGCGCCGCATGGACCGGGTGATTGCGTCGGCGCAGAGTGCATTCGACGCGCTGGCCACGGCAACGGGCCGCCCGCGCGCCAATGGTCCCTGGGCCGAGGCGATCACGGAGGCGGACCGTCTGGGCGCGCTGCGCGACGGTCTGGCGAGCGAGGTTGCGGGCTTGCGCGATGCGCTCGACCGGCGCACCGCGGTCGCGCGGCAGTTGGCGGACCTCAGCGATGCCGAGCGGCAGGACGCGCGGGCGCGATCCCTGGCGCAGGCCGAGGAGGCGTTCGCGCAGGCACAGGCCCATGCCGCACGCGTAGAGGCGGCGCGTAAGGATGCTACCCTTGCCGCGTTGCAAAGGGATGCGGCGCAGGGCGCGCTGGACGGGTTGCTTGAGCGCCAGCGCAGCTCCACCGAAACCGCGGCAACGCTGGACGCGGCAGAGGGGGCACAGACTGCCGCACAAGCGGTGCTGGATCAGGCGCAGGGGCGCGCCGACGCGGCACAACGACACGCGACCGAGGCGCGCCGCAGCGCGGATGCGTTGCGCGCGGCCCAGGCACGGGCGGGTCAGCACGCGCTGCACGCCGAATTGCGCAAATCGTTGGAGGGGGCGCAAGCGCGCGTCGTCGAGGCAGAAACGCAGCGTGTCGCGGCCGAGCGTGCGCGCGCGGCACTGGCCCCGATGCGCGTGACGCCGGCCGTACTGGAGGGGATCGAGCGGGCGGCGCAGGCCGCACAGCGGGTGCAGGCGGGACAGGCCGGTGCCTCTATCGTCGTGCACTACAGCGGCGCCGCCCGCATCACCCATGACGGCAACGCACTGCCCGAGGGTCGGCACGCGCTCAGCGGGCCCGTGCGGTTCGATCTGCCGGGGATCGGGACGCTTGATCTTGATCCGGGTGAGGATGAGGCGGCGCCGGATCAGGCGCGCGCGCAGAGCGCTTTCGCGGCAGCGCTGGCCGAGGCGGATATGCCTGATCTGGACACGGCGCGGGCCGCCGGGCGCACCCGCGAAGACGCCGAGCGCGCCATGGCGCTTGCGCAGGGGCGCCTGACGGTTCTCGCGCCCGACGGGCTTGATCCGCTGCGCGCTGAAGTCGCGCGGATCGAGGATGAACTGGCCCGTCTGGGCACGCCGCAGGAGGCGGATGCCGCCCCCGCCGACCCGGAGACGCTGGCACAGGCCGTGCGCGATGAAGCGCAAACAGCCGCCGATCTTGAGGAGGCCAACGCGGTATTGAACGGTGCGCGCCTGGCACACGAGCGCGCCCGGATCGGGCTGGAGGACGCGACACGCGACCACGCCGCAGCCCGTGCCGCCATCGGCGCGCAGGAAGAGGCCGCCGAGGCGGAGCGCAGCGCGAGCCGGACGCTTGCGCAGGCGCAGGCGCTCTGTGCGGAGCGGGACGGGGCGCTGGATGAGGTCATCGCGCAGGCCCCCGATCACGACACCATCGCCGCCGAGCTTGCGCGCGCGCGCGGCGCCGTCGAGGCCGCGCAGGAAGAGACGGCCCGCCTGCGGCAGGAGCGCAGCGAGTTGGACGGGCGCATCCGCAGCAAGGCCGACGACGGGCTGGAGGAGCGGCTGGAAGAGACCCGCGCCCGCGCCGAGACTGCCGAGGCGCGGGCCGCGCGTTTCGCGCGCGAGGCGGCGGCGCTGCGCCGCTTGCTCGACACGCTGGCGCAGACCCGTGGCGCCGCACAGGAGGCCTATTTCGGGCCCATTCAGGCCGAACTTGCGCCGCTGCTCGCGATCCTGCACGAGGATGCCGCGCTCAGCTTTGATCCGGCCACGCTGCTGCCCACGGGGATGCAGCGCGGTGACACGCCCGAAGCGCTCACGCAGCTGAGCGGCGGCACACAGGAGCAGATCGCCGTGCTGACGCGGCTTGCGTTCGCGCGGCTGTTCGCGCGGCAGGGCACGCCGGTGCCGGTGATCCTCGACGATGCGCTGGTCTATTCCGATGATGACCGGATCGAGCGGATGTTCACCGCGCTGCACCGCGTGGCGCTGGATCAGCAGGTGATCGTGTTTACCTGCCGTCAGCGCGCCTTTGCCGGGTTGGGCGGCGCGCGTCCACAGCTGACGGTTGCGCCGATTGACTGA
- a CDS encoding urease subunit beta translates to MIPGELMPAEGEITLNAGADAITLEVANTGDRPVQVGSHYHFAETNPALEFDRDAARGHRLDIAAGTAVRFEPGQRREVTLIPFGGARRVFGFNAQVMGDL, encoded by the coding sequence ATGATCCCCGGAGAACTGATGCCCGCCGAGGGCGAGATCACGCTCAACGCAGGTGCCGACGCGATCACGCTGGAGGTGGCCAATACCGGCGACCGCCCCGTGCAGGTCGGCAGCCACTACCATTTTGCCGAAACCAACCCGGCGCTGGAGTTTGACCGCGATGCGGCGCGCGGACATCGGCTCGACATCGCGGCGGGCACCGCCGTGCGGTTCGAGCCGGGCCAGCGGCGCGAGGTCACGCTGATCCCCTTTGGCGGCGCGCGGCGGGTGTTTGGATTTAACGCACAGGTCATGGGGGACTTATGA